A DNA window from Vagococcus penaei contains the following coding sequences:
- a CDS encoding PolC-type DNA polymerase III, with translation MSLSPKELFDKLLQQIGLWEEIDQYPILKQGEIKKVTVHKQSRLWSFNLFFPAILPLDTYQTFSQNLAMAFKHIANIKLSIITNETVEVTETLIQQYWTKVLQADNCLSPVVSQILLKQVPSYTDKCVTVAVENQGMQEYLAQQYFPIIIANYQEYGFPKLAFKAVIDEQQAEQKQQAFREKQLEQTEQLMRQAAEAIEKNEKQRQQRDQDVPALEGPIQLGRSIPVDEPITPMGNIFEEERRVTIEGFVFDKEVRDLRSGRKILIIKMTDYTSSFSVKKFSNNDKDVAVFEAIKKGSWLRVRGSIQEDTFMRDLVMNCQDLLEVKHATRQDTAPAGEKRAELHLHTNMSTMDATNSATDLVAQAGKWGLPAVAITDHSGAQSFPDAYHAGQKHGVKILYGVEANIVDDGVPIAYHPKHEHLSDATYVVFDVETTGLSAVYDTIIELAAVKMHKGNVIDTFEQFIDPGHPLSQTTINLTGITDEMVRGSKSEKEVLELFKTFCGDSILVAHNASFDMGFLNTSYEKYDMPEAPNPVIDTLELSRLLHPDMKSHRLNTLSKKYNINLEQHHRAIYDSEATGQLCWIFLKKAKEDFGVEYHDEFNQHIGEGDAYKRARPFHAVILAQTQAGLKNLFKLISQSNINYFYRVPRIPRSLLSQYREGLLVGSACSKGEIFEAMMQKGVEEAKKRAKFYDYIEIMPKPVYAPLIEAELVKNEADMEDIIKNLVMIGDELDKPVVATGNVHYINEEDAIYRKILINSMGGANPLNRQSLPKVHFRTTNEMLDEFRFLGAERAKEVVVTNSQKIVDMCDDVVPVKTDLYTPKIEGSEDEITNLSYTEAHRLYGEELPEIVEKRIEKELKSINGNGFSVIYLISQKLVHKSLEDGYLVGSRGSVGSSFVATMTGITEVNPLPPHYRCPSCCYSEFFEDGSYGSGFDLPEKECPKCGHRLAKDGHDIPFETFLGFHGDKVPDIDLNFSGTYQPQAHNYTKVLFGEDYVFRAGTIGTVADKTAFGFVKGYERDNNLNFRAAEVDRLAKGSTGVKRTTGQHPGGIIVIPDYMDVYDFTPIQYPADDQNSEWKTTHFDFHSIHDNVLKLDILGHDDPTVIRMLQDLSGIDPKTIPTDDPDVMRIFAGPDVLGVNEKDIYSKTGTLGIPEFGTKFVRGMLEQTKPTTFAELLQISGLSHGTDVWLGNAEELVRRGEATLAKVIGCRDDIMVYLMHAGLEDGLAFKIMESVRKGKGIPDDWQAAMRENNVPEWYIDSCLKIKYMFPKAHAAAYVLMALRVAYFKVHFPILYYAAYFSVRADDFDIVAMSQGKDAVKARMKEIMDKGMDASTKEKNLLTVLELANEMLERGFTFKMIDLYKSDAENFVIEGNSLIAPFRSVPSLGANVAKQIMVAREEQPFLSKEDLANRGKVSKTIIEYMTENSVLTDLPDENQLSLFDML, from the coding sequence GTGTCATTAAGTCCAAAAGAGTTATTTGATAAATTATTGCAACAGATTGGGTTATGGGAAGAAATTGACCAGTACCCCATCTTAAAGCAAGGGGAAATAAAAAAAGTAACCGTTCATAAGCAAAGTCGTTTATGGTCATTTAATCTTTTTTTTCCAGCTATTCTACCACTTGATACTTATCAAACGTTTAGCCAAAATTTAGCGATGGCATTTAAGCATATTGCCAATATTAAGCTATCTATTATTACAAATGAGACAGTTGAAGTAACGGAAACACTTATTCAACAGTACTGGACAAAAGTGCTACAAGCAGATAATTGTCTTAGTCCTGTGGTCAGTCAAATACTATTAAAGCAAGTACCAAGTTACACGGATAAATGTGTAACCGTTGCGGTTGAAAATCAAGGGATGCAAGAGTATTTAGCGCAACAATATTTCCCAATTATTATTGCTAATTATCAAGAGTACGGCTTTCCTAAGTTAGCCTTTAAGGCAGTTATTGATGAACAACAAGCAGAGCAAAAACAACAAGCTTTTCGTGAAAAACAATTAGAGCAAACAGAACAACTTATGAGGCAAGCTGCGGAAGCTATCGAAAAAAATGAAAAGCAACGGCAACAGCGCGATCAAGATGTACCTGCTTTAGAAGGGCCAATACAATTAGGTCGTTCGATTCCGGTGGATGAACCAATTACACCAATGGGGAATATTTTTGAGGAAGAACGCCGAGTGACGATTGAGGGTTTTGTCTTTGATAAAGAAGTTAGAGATTTACGTTCAGGTCGTAAAATCTTGATTATTAAAATGACAGACTACACATCTTCTTTTTCAGTTAAGAAGTTTTCCAATAATGATAAAGACGTCGCCGTATTTGAAGCAATTAAAAAAGGTAGTTGGTTACGCGTTCGGGGAAGCATTCAGGAAGATACATTTATGCGCGATTTGGTTATGAATTGTCAAGATTTATTAGAGGTGAAGCATGCGACTCGTCAAGACACGGCACCAGCTGGTGAAAAACGTGCGGAGCTACATTTACATACTAATATGAGTACTATGGATGCAACTAATAGTGCGACCGATTTAGTTGCGCAAGCAGGTAAATGGGGCCTCCCTGCTGTCGCTATTACTGATCACAGTGGCGCACAATCCTTTCCTGATGCCTATCATGCTGGACAAAAGCATGGCGTTAAGATTTTATACGGAGTTGAAGCTAATATTGTGGATGATGGTGTGCCAATTGCATATCATCCAAAACATGAGCATCTAAGTGATGCAACCTATGTTGTGTTTGACGTGGAAACAACAGGCTTATCAGCGGTGTATGACACGATTATCGAGTTAGCAGCGGTTAAAATGCACAAAGGTAATGTAATTGATACGTTTGAACAATTTATTGACCCTGGTCATCCCTTGTCTCAAACGACAATTAATTTAACGGGAATTACAGATGAAATGGTCCGTGGCTCGAAGTCTGAAAAAGAGGTTTTAGAATTATTTAAAACATTTTGTGGCGATAGTATCTTAGTTGCCCATAACGCAAGCTTTGACATGGGATTTTTAAATACAAGTTATGAAAAATATGACATGCCAGAAGCCCCTAACCCTGTGATTGATACGCTAGAGTTATCACGTTTACTTCACCCAGATATGAAGTCACATCGTTTAAATACGTTGTCGAAAAAATACAATATTAATTTAGAACAACATCACCGTGCGATTTATGATTCGGAAGCAACCGGTCAATTGTGTTGGATTTTCTTGAAAAAAGCCAAAGAAGATTTTGGCGTTGAGTATCATGATGAATTCAATCAACATATTGGTGAAGGAGACGCGTATAAGCGGGCACGACCATTCCACGCGGTTATCTTAGCTCAAACCCAAGCTGGTTTAAAAAATCTTTTCAAGTTAATATCTCAATCAAATATCAATTATTTTTACCGTGTTCCTAGAATTCCGCGATCACTATTAAGTCAGTACCGTGAAGGCTTATTAGTTGGCTCGGCTTGTAGCAAAGGTGAAATTTTTGAAGCAATGATGCAAAAAGGGGTCGAAGAAGCTAAAAAGCGGGCGAAATTCTATGATTATATTGAAATTATGCCTAAACCCGTCTATGCGCCATTAATTGAGGCCGAATTGGTAAAAAATGAAGCGGATATGGAAGATATTATTAAAAATCTTGTTATGATTGGTGATGAGTTAGATAAACCGGTTGTTGCTACCGGTAATGTTCACTATATCAACGAAGAAGATGCGATTTATCGTAAAATTTTAATTAATTCAATGGGTGGAGCCAATCCTTTAAACCGTCAGTCACTACCGAAAGTTCATTTTAGAACGACTAATGAGATGCTTGATGAGTTTAGGTTTTTAGGTGCAGAACGTGCCAAGGAAGTTGTGGTGACGAATTCGCAAAAAATTGTGGATATGTGTGACGATGTTGTTCCAGTTAAAACGGATTTGTATACACCAAAAATTGAAGGATCAGAAGATGAGATTACTAATTTAAGTTATACCGAGGCCCATCGACTATATGGTGAAGAATTACCTGAAATTGTTGAGAAGCGAATCGAAAAAGAGTTAAAAAGTATTAATGGTAATGGTTTCTCCGTTATCTACCTAATCTCGCAAAAATTAGTTCATAAGAGTTTAGAAGATGGGTATTTAGTTGGGTCCAGGGGCTCAGTTGGGTCTAGTTTTGTTGCAACAATGACGGGAATTACTGAAGTTAACCCTTTACCACCACATTATCGTTGTCCAAGTTGTTGCTATTCAGAGTTTTTTGAAGACGGTTCTTATGGATCAGGTTTTGATTTACCTGAAAAAGAGTGTCCAAAATGTGGTCATCGTCTAGCAAAAGATGGTCATGATATTCCGTTTGAAACGTTCTTAGGCTTCCATGGCGATAAAGTACCCGATATTGATTTGAATTTTTCGGGAACCTATCAACCGCAAGCGCATAATTACACTAAAGTTTTATTTGGAGAAGATTATGTTTTTCGTGCCGGGACAATTGGTACCGTTGCTGATAAAACAGCATTTGGTTTTGTGAAGGGCTATGAACGGGATAATAATCTGAATTTCCGAGCCGCTGAAGTTGACCGTCTAGCGAAAGGTTCAACTGGCGTGAAACGAACGACTGGACAGCATCCAGGGGGAATTATTGTTATTCCAGACTATATGGATGTTTATGATTTTACGCCGATTCAATACCCAGCCGATGATCAAAATTCTGAATGGAAAACAACACATTTTGATTTTCATTCGATTCATGACAATGTTTTGAAACTCGATATCCTAGGACATGATGATCCAACCGTTATCAGAATGTTACAAGATTTATCGGGAATTGACCCGAAAACCATCCCAACCGATGATCCTGATGTGATGCGTATTTTTGCTGGACCTGATGTATTGGGCGTTAATGAAAAAGATATCTATTCAAAAACAGGTACACTCGGAATTCCTGAGTTTGGAACAAAATTTGTTCGTGGCATGTTAGAACAAACTAAACCAACGACATTTGCTGAGTTACTCCAAATTTCTGGACTATCCCATGGGACTGACGTGTGGCTAGGTAATGCAGAGGAACTTGTGAGACGTGGTGAAGCAACTTTAGCGAAGGTAATCGGTTGTCGTGATGATATTATGGTCTACTTGATGCATGCTGGTTTAGAAGATGGATTAGCCTTTAAAATTATGGAAAGTGTTCGTAAAGGTAAAGGGATACCAGATGATTGGCAAGCAGCTATGCGTGAAAATAATGTTCCCGAATGGTACATTGATTCTTGCTTGAAAATTAAGTATATGTTCCCGAAAGCCCATGCGGCAGCTTACGTTTTGATGGCCTTACGGGTTGCATACTTTAAAGTCCATTTTCCAATCCTTTATTATGCAGCTTACTTCTCAGTTCGTGCCGATGATTTTGATATTGTCGCTATGAGCCAAGGAAAAGATGCTGTCAAAGCACGCATGAAGGAAATCATGGATAAAGGTATGGATGCATCAACGAAAGAGAAAAACTTACTAACTGTTTTAGAATTAGCGAATGAAATGTTAGAACGTGGATTTACGTTTAAAATGATTGATTTATATAAATCAGATGCTGAAAATTTTGTCATTGAAGGCAATAGTTTAATTGCGCCATTCCGGTCGGTACCAAGTTTGGGAGCTAACGTAGCAAAACAAATTATGGTTGCTCGTGAAGAACAACCATTCTTATCAAAAGAGGATTTAGCTAATCGTGGAAAAGTCAGTAAAACAATTATTGAGTATATGACTGAAAATAGCGTTTTAACTGATTTACCAGATGAAAATCAACTATCACTATTTGATATGTTATAA
- a CDS encoding proline--tRNA ligase, translating to MKQSKLFMPTLREVPSEAEVISHQMLIRGGYIRQVASGYYSYLPLAYRVIKKIETMMRQEFDAIHANEVLMPAVVPAALWKQSGRYQTYGDDLLTFTDSADKEFILGPTHEETFTSLITSDIKSYKQLPLALYQIQAKYRDEKRPRSGLLRGREFIMKDAYSFHESIESLDEGFREFERAYTTIFNRCELTYRVVIGDGGAMGGQESKEFIALSEIGEDTVVYSDVSDYAANLEMATSLFNPKKSYESLIDSEKIQTPGVRTIAELCEFLDIKPEKTAKSLVYLADSKPVLALIRGDHELNEVKLLNYLGAKQLKPADERTVKKYFGTEFGSIGPIGADERVRLVGDLFIQQAENITVGANETDYHLTNVTPSRDLKTIDYVDLRLVTEGEVSPDGQGILKFAKGIELGHIFKLGTFYSERFDANVLNQKGRQVPIQMGCYGIGISRLLAAIVEQHADETGIIWPEAVAPFDAHIIPICAKDENQWQLANEIAVELENQGKDVLIDDRNERAGVKFKDADLVGAPFRIIIGKKAEEGIVEVNIRKTGSILEVRREELLETIKILNH from the coding sequence ATGAAACAGTCAAAATTATTCATGCCGACACTGAGAGAAGTCCCAAGTGAGGCTGAAGTTATCAGTCATCAGATGTTGATACGTGGCGGATATATCAGGCAAGTAGCGAGTGGGTATTATAGCTATTTACCATTGGCTTATCGCGTGATAAAAAAAATTGAAACCATGATGCGTCAAGAATTTGATGCCATTCATGCAAATGAAGTTTTAATGCCTGCGGTGGTACCCGCAGCTTTATGGAAACAATCAGGTCGTTATCAAACATATGGTGATGACCTTTTAACCTTTACTGACTCGGCTGATAAAGAATTTATTTTAGGACCAACTCATGAAGAAACATTTACTAGTTTGATTACGTCTGATATCAAATCTTATAAGCAATTGCCCTTAGCGCTGTATCAGATTCAAGCAAAGTATCGTGATGAAAAGCGTCCGCGTTCTGGGTTATTACGTGGCCGTGAATTTATCATGAAAGATGCGTATTCTTTTCATGAATCAATTGAAAGCTTAGATGAGGGTTTTCGTGAATTTGAACGAGCCTATACAACTATTTTTAATCGCTGTGAGCTGACTTATCGAGTAGTGATTGGGGATGGTGGTGCTATGGGTGGTCAAGAATCTAAAGAATTTATTGCGTTATCGGAGATTGGTGAAGATACCGTTGTTTATTCTGATGTCAGTGATTACGCAGCTAATTTAGAGATGGCTACGAGCCTGTTTAATCCTAAAAAATCTTATGAGTCACTTATTGATAGTGAAAAAATTCAAACGCCGGGTGTTAGGACGATTGCAGAGTTATGTGAATTTTTAGACATCAAACCTGAAAAAACTGCAAAATCGCTAGTGTATTTAGCTGATAGTAAACCAGTTTTAGCATTGATTCGTGGTGATCATGAATTGAATGAAGTTAAGTTGCTCAATTACTTAGGTGCCAAACAACTTAAACCTGCTGATGAACGAACGGTTAAAAAATATTTTGGCACGGAATTTGGTTCAATTGGACCAATTGGCGCAGATGAACGCGTACGCTTGGTTGGAGATTTATTTATTCAGCAAGCTGAAAATATTACCGTTGGTGCAAATGAAACTGACTATCACTTAACGAATGTTACGCCTAGTCGTGATCTAAAAACGATAGACTATGTGGATTTACGGCTAGTGACTGAAGGTGAAGTCTCACCTGATGGTCAGGGTATATTAAAATTTGCTAAAGGTATAGAATTAGGACATATCTTTAAATTAGGCACTTTTTATAGTGAAAGATTTGATGCAAATGTTCTGAATCAAAAAGGTCGTCAAGTACCGATTCAAATGGGATGCTATGGTATTGGTATTAGTCGGTTACTAGCTGCGATTGTTGAGCAACATGCCGATGAGACAGGAATTATTTGGCCGGAAGCAGTAGCTCCTTTTGATGCTCATATCATCCCTATTTGCGCGAAAGATGAAAATCAATGGCAATTAGCAAATGAAATTGCAGTTGAACTAGAAAATCAAGGCAAAGATGTGTTAATTGATGATCGTAATGAACGAGCAGGAGTTAAATTTAAAGATGCTGATTTGGTTGGTGCACCATTTCGAATTATTATCGGTAAAAAAGCGGAGGAAGGTATCGTTGAAGTCAATATCCGTAAAACTGGTTCGATTTTAGAGGTCCGTAGGGAAGAATTATTGGAAACGATTAAGATTTTAAATCATTAA